In the Dethiosulfovibrio russensis genome, GGACAGCGGTGGAGAGAGGATACGGTGGGTGGTGAACAGAAGGACCTTCCTCTTTACTGTCGTGGCATCCGTACTGTTCGTTCTCCTGCTGAATTTCGTCGGCTTTTTTCTGGCCAGTGGATTTTATATGTTTGTTCTAGGGTGGATCTTGGGATTTAGAGATAAGATGTGGCTTCTGATCGGTACGTTGGGATTACTTGGATTCGTCTACATCGTTTTTGTCCGATTCCTGGCTGTACCTGTTCCAGCCGGACTCTGGGGGGCTTGATCCATGATCGATATGCTTTTGTCAGCGGCTTCCTCTTTGGCTCGTCCCGAGGTGCTTCTCTCTGTATTGGGAGGGACCGCTGGTGGGATGGTTATAGGTGCTATACCCGGCCTGACCGCGACCATGGCGGTGGCTCTCCTGATCCCGGTCACGTTCGGCATGGACCCGGTGGTAGGGCTTGCCATGATGGGCGGAGTGTACAGCGGAGGTATGTACGGAGGGGCCATATCGTCGATCCTTTTATCTACCCCCGGCACTCCTGCTGCGGCAGCGACAGCTTTCGACGGTTATCCCATGACCAGACAGGGTAAGGGCGGAGTCGCTATTGCGGTCGCAACGATCGGAAGCTTCTGGGGTGGAATCATATCCACCTTTGCTCTGTTGTTGCTTGCTCCTGTCCTGGCCAATTTCGCTCTGAGGTTCGGTCCTCCCGAATATTTTCTTCTATCCCTTTTGGGGTTGGCCAGCATAGTTACATTGACCTCTGGAAATCTTCTCAAGGGGCTGATATCTGGTGTCATAGGATTGATAATAGCCTCCATCGGGATGGATCCGATAGATGGATTTATACGTTTCACCGGAGGCATAGTGGACCTTTTCGAGGGAGTCTCCTTTATGCCCGCTCTGATAGGGTTGTTTTCCGTTAGTCAGGTGCTCGAGTTGACCGCGGAGAGCCATATAGTGCAGGAGCTCGGTG is a window encoding:
- a CDS encoding tripartite tricarboxylate transporter TctB family protein, coding for MNRKFLNILCAAAGLVLAAAMFFSAGSFPDRAEAATRYVVFLSGLLACLSLALMAQFAFKDSGGERIRWVVNRRTFLFTVVASVLFVLLLNFVGFFLASGFYMFVLGWILGFRDKMWLLIGTLGLLGFVYIVFVRFLAVPVPAGLWGA